The window GAGGCCCTCGACGATGAGGATGTCGGGCCGGTTCACGGTGAGGCGGCGGTCGGGGACGATGTCGTAGACCAGGTGGGAGTAGACCGGCGCGGTCACCTTGTCCTTGCCGGCCTTGATGTCGGCGACGAAGCGGGTCAGCGCGCGCCGGTCGTACGACTCGGGGAATCCTTTGCGGGCGGTGAGGCCCCGGGCGCGCAACTCGGCCATGGGCAGCAGGAAGCCGTCGGTGGTGACCAGCTCCACCCGGGGGTGCTCGGGCCACCGGGCCAGCAGCGCCTGGAGCAGGCGGGCCACCGTGGACTTGCCGACCGCCACGCTGCCCGCGACGCCGATGACGAACGGCGTGCCGGACTGCTCGCCCTTCTCGCCGAGGAAGGTGTTGAGTGCCGAGCGCAGGCCGTCGGTGGCGCCCACGTAGAGGTTGAGCAGGCGGGAGAGCGGCAGGTAGATGTCCCTGACCTCGTCGAGGTCGATCACGTCCCCGAGGCCGCGCAACTTTTCCACTTCGTCGGCTGTCAGAGGCAGCGGAGTCTTCTCACGAAGAGCGCTCCACTGCTGGCGGGTGAGGTCCACGTAGGGAGTCGCCTCCGGCTTGCGGTGGGCGCTCGGGGGCTCGGGAGAGATCACTCCCTCATTGTTGCGGCAGTGTGAACGCCGTGGGGGGTGGGTTCGGTCACGTGGCCGAACGGACGGGACGACCGAAGGGGGACGGAAATGGGACAGGCGGGAAACGCGGGAGTCGTCGGCGGAGCGCACGGTGCGGGCGGCGTGGTGTGGTTCGCCGTTCCGCGCGGCGGGGCAGAACCGGCCGCGCGGCGCCCGGCAGCGCGACGCCCGGCCGGGCAGGCGCGGCGGGGGCCGCTGGCGGCCTGGCGGCGATGGCGGGGCGGGGCGCAGGCACGCCGGGACCGGGCGTCGCTGGCCCGCTCGGCGGTGGTCGCGGAGCTGGCACGGGAACTGCCCGACGAGGACTTCGGCGAGCACCTGGAGGACTCGGTGGCGCTCTACCACGGCGGCAGCAAACCGTACGCGGAGGAGGCCGAGTACCTGGACCTGGTGGAGGACGCGCTCGACCGGGTGGGGTGAACGGCCGGGAGCGCGGCGGCCGGCCGGTGTAGCGTCGCCCGGACGGTGCCCCCGGCGGCCGGGGGACGGGAGGGGAGAACGGCGATGAGCGCGCGGCACGTGGCGGAACCGGCGGGGGCGGGCCAGGGAGCCCGGGTCACCGCGGTGAGCAGCAGCGGGAGCCACAGCTTCAGCAAGCCCGGCAGGGAGAGCATCACCCTGCTCGCCGGACTCGGTGTGGAAGGCGACGCGCACGCGGGCGTCACCGTCAAGCACCGTTCGCGCGTCGCCCAGGACCCCACGCGGCCGAACCTGCGTCAGGTCCACCTCATCCACGACGAACTCTTCGCCGAGCTGGCGGCCGCGGGGCACGCCGTCGCCCCGGGCGAGCTGGGCGAGAACGTCACCACCCACGGGATCGACCTCCTCGGCCTGCCCGTGGGCACCCTGCTGCGGCTCGGCCCCGAGGCGGTCGTCGAGGTCACCGGTCTGCGCAACCCCTGTCTCCAGATCGACCTCTTCCAGGACGGGCTGCTCAGGCGCGTCGTCGGCCGCGACGAGGACGGCGGGATCGTCCGCAAGGCCGGGATCATGGGAGTCGTCCGTACCGGTGGCACCCTCCGTCCGGGCGATCCGATCGGCGTGGAACTGCCCGCCGGCGAGCACCGCCCGCTCGAACGCGTCTGACCTGCGCGGGAGTTGCCCTGGTGGTGCGAGCCGGGCGCGCCGCGCGCGAAAACGGTCGCTCATCGTGCGAGGTCGCTCACTCTGCGAACATGCGAGACCGGTCGTCGTTCGGCGGCTCTGCGGCGTGGGCGAAAGGGTGCGCGGATGTGCGGGATCGTGGGCTATGTCGGAGCGCAGTCGGCGCTCGACGTCGTACTCGCCGGGCTGCGGCGGCTGGAGTACCGGGGGTACGACTCGGCGGGCGTCGCCGTCCTCGCGGGTGACCAGGTCGCCTGCGTCAAGAAGGCGGGCAAGCTCTCGCAGTTGGAGAAGGCCCTGGTCGACGACCCGCTGCCCGGCTCGGACGCCACCGGTGACGGGCACGGCGGCGCCACCGGCATCGGCCACACCCGGTGGGCCACCCACGGCGGGCCCACCGACACCAACGCCCACCCGCACCTCGACGCGAGCGGCCGCTGCGCCGTCGTCCACAACGGCATCATCGAGAACTTCGCCGCCCTGCGGGACGAGCTGGCGGCCCGGGGCACCGCCGTCCGCTCGCAGACCGACAGCGAGATCGCCGCCCACCTGCTCGCCGAGGAGTACGCCGCGCTGGAGGGCTCCGCCCAGCCGGGCGGGGCCCGGCTGGCGGGCGCGATGCGGGCCGTCTGCCGGCGGCTGGAGGGAGCGTTCACGCTGGTCGCGCTCCACGCCGACGCGCCGGACGTGATCGTGGGGGCGCGCCGCAACTCGCCGCTGGTCGTCGGGTGCGGCGAGGGCGAGGCGTTCCTCGCCTCCGACGTGTCGGCCTTCATCGACCACACCCGCACCGCCATGGAGCTGGGGCAGGACCAGGTGGTCGAGGTGCACCCGGACCGGGCCGTCGTCACCGGATTCGACGGGGCGCCCGCCGACGCCCGCACCTACCGCGTCGACTGGGACGCCTCCGCCGCCGAGAAGGACGGCCACGACTCCTTCATGCTGAAGGAGATCGCCGAACAGCCCAAGGCCGTCGCCGACACGCTCCTCGGCCGTCTCGACCCCGCCCTCGGCACCCTCACCCTCGGTCCGGAACTGGGCCTCGACCCCGCCGTCCTGCGCGACGCCGAGAAGGTCGTCGTCATCGCCTGCGGCACCGCCCACCACGCGGGGCTCGTCGCCCGCCTCGCCGTGGAACGCTGGGCCAAGCTCCCCTGCGAGGTCGAGCTGGCCAGCGAGTTCCGCTACCGCGACCCGATCGTCGGCCCGCGCACCCTGGTCGTCGCCGTCTCCCAGTCCGGGGAGACCGCCGACACCCTGATGGCGGTGCGGCACGCCCGTGAACAGGGCGCCACCGTCCTCGCCGTCTGCAACACCAACGGCTCGACCATCCCCCGCGAGTCCGACGCCGTCCTCTACACCCACGCCGGCCCCGAGGTCGCCGTCGCCTCCACCAAGGCCTTCCTCACCCAGCTCGTCGCCTGCCTCCTCCTCGCCCTCCACCTCGGCGAGGTACGCGGCGGCCCCGGCGACGAACTCCGGGCGACCGCCCGCGCGCTGGGCCGCGCCCCGGAGGACGTCGCCTCGGTCCTCGCCACCATGGAACCCGTACGCGAACTGGCCCGCGGCCTCGCCCACCAGGAGACGGTCCTCTTCCTGGGCCGCCACGCCGGCTACCCCGTGGCCCTCGAAGGCGCCCTCAAGCTGAAGGAACTGGCCTACTTCCACGCCGAGGGCTTCGCCGCCGGAGAGCTGAAGCACGGCCCGATCGCCCTGGTCGAGCCCGGTCTCCCGGTGATCGTCGTCGTCCCCTCCCCGGCCGCCTCGGGCGTCCTCCACGGCAAGATCGTCTCCAACATCCAGGAGATCCGCGCCCGGGGCGCGCACACCATCGTCCTCGCCGAGGAGGGTGACGAGGCGGTCGTCCCGTACGCCGACCACCTGATCCGGGTCCCGGCGGTGCCGCCGCTGCTCCAGCCGCTCGTGGCCGCGGTGCCGTTGCAGGTCTTCGCCTGCGAACTGGCCACCGCCCGGGGGAACGACGTGGACCAGCCGAGGAACCTGGCGAAGTCGGTGACGGTGGAGTGAGGGGGGCCGCGTAGGCGGCGGGACGGGAGGCGAGGCGGCCCCCGCGTACCCTCTTCCCGTGCCCGCCCCCCTCCACCGCGTCGCCGTCCTCGTGCTCGACGGGGCCAAGCCCCTCGATGTCGGGATTCCCGCGCAGGTGTTCACGACGCGGGCGAGCATGCCGTACGAGGTGCGGATGTGCGGGGCGGCGCCGGGGCTGGTGGCCGGGGGCGACGGGCTGGCGTATCACGTCGGGCACGGGCTGGAGGCGCTCGCGTGGGCGGACATCGTCTTCGTGCCCGGGTATCGGCGTCCGGACCGGGAGGACCCGCCGGAGGCCGTCGTGGCGGCGTTGGTCGGGGCCCACGAGCGGGGGGCGCGGCTCGCCGCCATCTCGACCGGCGCCTTCGCGCTGGCGGCCACGGGGCTGCTCGACGGGCGGCGGGCCACGACGCACTGGCACTACACGCGGGCGCTCGCGGCCCGCCATCCGCTGGTCCGGGTGGACGAGAACGTGCTGTTCGTGGACGAGGGCACCGTGCTGACCTCGGCCGGGGCGGCGTCCGGTATCGACCTGTGCCTGCACATCCTGCGCGGGGACCTCGGGGTGGCCGCCTCCAACCACGCGGCCCGGCGGCTGGTCGCCGCGCCGTACCGCAGTGGCGGGCAGGCCCAGTACGTACCGCGCAGCGTGCCCGAGCCGCTGGGGGAGCGGTTCGCCGACACCCGGGAGTGGGCGCTGTACCGGCTCGGCGAGCCGCTCACCCTGGAGAGCCTGGCGCGTCGGGCCGGGGTCTCGCCGCGGACGTTCTCCCGGCGGTTCGTCGAGGAGACCGGCTGCACACCGATGCAGTGGGTGATGCGGGCCCGCCTCGACCTGGCCCGCGAACTGCTGGAGCGGTCGCAGCGGGGGGTCGAGCAGATCGCGGCCGACGTCGGGCTCGGCACCGGAGCCAACCTGCGCCTGCACTTCCAGCGCATCCTCGGCACCACACCGAGCGAGTACCGGCGCACCTTCACCCGGGGCGATTGACCGCCGACGCGTGGCTGGCGAGATCCTGGTGAACCATGGCGTTCCCGCCACTGTCGGCGGCGCGGCCGGAGAACGACGCTGGTGGGGAAGGGAAGGGAGATCACCTCATGACCACTCGCATCGCCATCAACGGGTTCGGCCGCATCGGACGCAACGTGCTGCGCGCGCTGCTGGAGCGCGACAGCACCCTGGAGGTCGTCGCCGTCAACGACCTCACCGAGCCCGCCGCGCTCGCCCGGCTGCTCGCCTTCGACTCGACCTCCGGCCGTCTCGGGCGCCCGGTGACCGCCGACGGCGACACGCTCGTGGTCGACGGCCGCCGCATCAAGGTGCTGGCCGAGCGCGAGCCGGCACGGCTGCCGTGGGCCGCGCTCGACGTCGACCTCGTCCTGGAGGCCACCGGCCGCTTCACCTCGGCCGAGGCCGCCCGCGCCCACCTCGCCGCCGGTGCGCGGAAGGTGCTGGTCAGCGCCCCCTCGGCGGGCGCCGACGTCACCCTCGCCTACGGGGTCAACACCGAGGCGTACGACCCGGCCGCGCACACGGTCGTCTCGAACGCCTCCTGCACCACCAACGCGCTCGCCCCGCTCGCCGCCGTACTCGACGAACTCGCCGGTGTCGAGCACGGGTTCATGACCACGGTGCACGCCTACACCCAGGAGCAGAACCTCCAGGACGGCCCGCACCGGGACCCGCGCCGCGCCCGCGCCGCCGGCGTCAACATCGTCCCGACCACGACCGGCGCCGCCAAGGCGATCGGCCTCGTGCTGCCGGGCCTCGACGGCAAGCTCTCGGGCGACTCGATCCGCGTCCCGGTCCCGGTCGGCTCGATCGTCGAGCTGAACACCACCGTCGCCCGCGAGGTGAGCCGCGAGGAGGTCCTGGCCGCCTACCGCAAGGCGGCGGAGGGCCCGCTGGCGGGCGTCCTGGAGTACTCGGAGGACCCGCTCGTCTCCTCCGACATCACCGGCAACCCCGCCTCGTCCGTCTTCGACTCGGCCCTGACGCGCGTCGACGGACGCCACGTCAAGGTGGTCGCCTGGTACGACAACGAGTGGGGGTTCTCGAACCGGGTGATCGACACGCTGGAGCTGCTGGCGAGGGGCTGAACCAGGCGAGCCGTCCTCCGCGCACGCGCCGTCCCGCCCGGCCCCCGCGTGCGCGGGGGCGGGCCTCGCATAGGCTGCCACGGAGTTTCCACGCGTGAGGACCGCGTACGGGCGTCCGGAGGTGGCGAGTGTGGCTGGCGGCATGAGCAGGCGCGGCGCGCGGTCGGGGCGCGAGGCCCGGTCATGATCGTGGGCGTGGGCATCGACGTGGCCGAGATCGAGCGTTTCGCCGCTTCC is drawn from Streptomyces diastaticus subsp. diastaticus and contains these coding sequences:
- the coaA gene encoding type I pantothenate kinase, with the translated sequence MISPEPPSAHRKPEATPYVDLTRQQWSALREKTPLPLTADEVEKLRGLGDVIDLDEVRDIYLPLSRLLNLYVGATDGLRSALNTFLGEKGEQSGTPFVIGVAGSVAVGKSTVARLLQALLARWPEHPRVELVTTDGFLLPMAELRARGLTARKGFPESYDRRALTRFVADIKAGKDKVTAPVYSHLVYDIVPDRRLTVNRPDILIVEGLNVLQPALPGKDGRTRVGLADHFDFSVYVDARPEDIERWYLNRFRKLRATAFQDPSSYFRRYTQVSEEEALDYARTTWRTVNLPNLLENVAPTRGRANLVIRKGPDHKVRKLSLRKL
- a CDS encoding MOSC domain-containing protein, whose product is MSARHVAEPAGAGQGARVTAVSSSGSHSFSKPGRESITLLAGLGVEGDAHAGVTVKHRSRVAQDPTRPNLRQVHLIHDELFAELAAAGHAVAPGELGENVTTHGIDLLGLPVGTLLRLGPEAVVEVTGLRNPCLQIDLFQDGLLRRVVGRDEDGGIVRKAGIMGVVRTGGTLRPGDPIGVELPAGEHRPLERV
- the glmS gene encoding glutamine--fructose-6-phosphate transaminase (isomerizing), giving the protein MCGIVGYVGAQSALDVVLAGLRRLEYRGYDSAGVAVLAGDQVACVKKAGKLSQLEKALVDDPLPGSDATGDGHGGATGIGHTRWATHGGPTDTNAHPHLDASGRCAVVHNGIIENFAALRDELAARGTAVRSQTDSEIAAHLLAEEYAALEGSAQPGGARLAGAMRAVCRRLEGAFTLVALHADAPDVIVGARRNSPLVVGCGEGEAFLASDVSAFIDHTRTAMELGQDQVVEVHPDRAVVTGFDGAPADARTYRVDWDASAAEKDGHDSFMLKEIAEQPKAVADTLLGRLDPALGTLTLGPELGLDPAVLRDAEKVVVIACGTAHHAGLVARLAVERWAKLPCEVELASEFRYRDPIVGPRTLVVAVSQSGETADTLMAVRHAREQGATVLAVCNTNGSTIPRESDAVLYTHAGPEVAVASTKAFLTQLVACLLLALHLGEVRGGPGDELRATARALGRAPEDVASVLATMEPVRELARGLAHQETVLFLGRHAGYPVALEGALKLKELAYFHAEGFAAGELKHGPIALVEPGLPVIVVVPSPAASGVLHGKIVSNIQEIRARGAHTIVLAEEGDEAVVPYADHLIRVPAVPPLLQPLVAAVPLQVFACELATARGNDVDQPRNLAKSVTVE
- a CDS encoding GlxA family transcriptional regulator; this translates as MPAPLHRVAVLVLDGAKPLDVGIPAQVFTTRASMPYEVRMCGAAPGLVAGGDGLAYHVGHGLEALAWADIVFVPGYRRPDREDPPEAVVAALVGAHERGARLAAISTGAFALAATGLLDGRRATTHWHYTRALAARHPLVRVDENVLFVDEGTVLTSAGAASGIDLCLHILRGDLGVAASNHAARRLVAAPYRSGGQAQYVPRSVPEPLGERFADTREWALYRLGEPLTLESLARRAGVSPRTFSRRFVEETGCTPMQWVMRARLDLARELLERSQRGVEQIAADVGLGTGANLRLHFQRILGTTPSEYRRTFTRGD
- the gap gene encoding type I glyceraldehyde-3-phosphate dehydrogenase, producing the protein MTTRIAINGFGRIGRNVLRALLERDSTLEVVAVNDLTEPAALARLLAFDSTSGRLGRPVTADGDTLVVDGRRIKVLAEREPARLPWAALDVDLVLEATGRFTSAEAARAHLAAGARKVLVSAPSAGADVTLAYGVNTEAYDPAAHTVVSNASCTTNALAPLAAVLDELAGVEHGFMTTVHAYTQEQNLQDGPHRDPRRARAAGVNIVPTTTGAAKAIGLVLPGLDGKLSGDSIRVPVPVGSIVELNTTVAREVSREEVLAAYRKAAEGPLAGVLEYSEDPLVSSDITGNPASSVFDSALTRVDGRHVKVVAWYDNEWGFSNRVIDTLELLARG